In a genomic window of Quercus lobata isolate SW786 chromosome 4, ValleyOak3.0 Primary Assembly, whole genome shotgun sequence:
- the LOC115985129 gene encoding F-box/kelch-repeat protein At3g06240-like: MYDIISEYPVPSGFDRFYFGSLSAGIVGSCNGLLCIPHYKGDCVDVIYLYNPVIRKFKRLPDSSFSERYDWVAAGFGYQSKTNDYKVIRIYCLGGFTKFGKPKIKCQYAEVYTLSSNSWRRVEISLRPNVRLHGNESISHATFAREALHWLVDFIEYEDELQCETKILSFDVYNEKSRDIALPDGGRTTQHIALPDGCRTQHIAVFRGKLAFITVNTVNYYDPYITMWVMEEYGDVHESWNKLFSLLIKTDFFYGCTRYAGLPDALQGNFTYVESLVLLDGGTELSG, encoded by the coding sequence ATGTATGATATAATTTCTGAGTATCCAGTTCCCTCTGGTTTTGATCGTTTTTATTTTGGATCATTGTCTGCTGGAATAGTCGGTTCGTGCAATGGCCTATTGTGTATTCCTCACTATAAAGGAGATTGCGTTGatgttatatatttgtataaccccgttattagaaaatttaagagGTTGCCCGATTCTTCCTTTAGCGAACGATATGATTGGGTTGCTGCCGGATTTGGTTATCAGTCCAAGACTAATGACTACAAGGTTATAAGGATCTATTGTTTAGGTGGTTTTACAAAATTTGGCAAGCCGAAAATAAAGTGTCAGTATGCGGAGGTTTACACATTAAGCTCGAACTCATGGAGGAGGGTTGAAATCTCATTGAGGCCCAATGTCAGGTTACATGGTAACGAGAGTATTTCACATGCCACTTTTGCTCGTGAGGCTCTGCATTGGTTGGTAgattttattgaatatgaaGACGAATTGCAATGTGAAACAAAGATTTTGTCATTTGATGTCTACAATGAGAAATCCAGAGACATAGCACTCCCTGATGGGGGTAGGACAACTCAACATATTGCACTCCCTGATGGGTGTAGAACTCAACATATTGCGGTGTTCAGGGGGAAGTTGGCTTTCATTACAGTAAACACTGTAAACTATTACGACCCCTATATTACGATGTGGGTGATGGAGGAGTATGGTGATGTACATGAATCATGGAATAAACTTTTTTCATTGCTgataaaaactgattttttcTATGGTTGCACCAGGTATGCTGGACTTCCTGATGCTTTACAAGGGAATTTTACTTACGTGGAAAGCCTTGTGTTACTTGATGGAGGAACTGAGTTATCTGGATAG